Within the Clostridia bacterium genome, the region GTCTTTATAAGCAGCGCACTGCGGTAGAAAGGGTAAACAGCCGCCTGGATGGGGCCTATGGATTGGAGAAGCATTTCATCCGCGGCCTTAAAAAGATGAAGTTACGGTGCACGCTGGCGCTAATGTTAATGCTGGCCATGGCGGTGGGCCGGATCCGAGAAAAACAAGCAATAAACATAAGGAGCCTGGTAAAGGCGGCCTGACTGAGCTTAATCCGAGCCAATAAAATAACCAACAGGCGCTCCCAGGGATAAATGCGCCCTTTAGCGGGGATGGCAGGGGGCACGGCGGTTATTTACGCCAAAACCAACCTTGGGAACATTGTCTCTTAGCCTGGAAAACACCCTTTCTTGGCATAAGCTTTATCCGGCCAGACGAAAAACGTCCACAACGCAACTGGCTCCAAGAGAAAGTCACAACCCTTTCCTCTTCTGTTGTGGTAAACTAGAAGCAAAGTCCGCAGGTGAAAAGGGCGCGGTGAGATTGACCGGATACCGCTTCTTTGGCGGTAATCGAGAAAGCCGACGGCAACTACTCCGCTTATTCACCGGATCTTCCGGGGTGCGTCGCTACCGGAGCAACACCGGAAGAGGCCAAGCAACGGATGGCGGCGGCGATCGCGCTGCACATCTGGGGGGTCGCGCGAGGACGGCCTGACGGCTCCCGAACCCTCGGCCACTGCGGACTACATTTCGGTTAACTTAGCACCGGTTTTTAGGTGGAAGGGGGAACCAAAAATGTCCGTTGACCGGATGGTGGAAGAGTTCAAGAAACTCACACCCCGAGAGCAAAGAGAGTTACTCCGCCGGCTGAGCGCCTTTGTGACCGTCCGCAAGAAGAGGGCACGGGGCGAAGAGGACCCGCTCGCCGCAATCATCGGGATTTTCGACGGTCCTGGCACCGGCTCAACAACTTACAAGGAGGACCTCTATGGCGGCGCCCGGCCCCTCTAAGATCTTTGTGGATACAGGGGCCTTCATCGCTTTGCTGGATAAGCGGGATGGGTTTCACGAAGCAGCCAAGGCCTTTTACCTGTCAGTGAGCAAAAGAGCGAACCTGGTTACTACTCTCCTGGTGGTGGCGGAAACCTACACCTGGCTACGCTACCACGGTGATTTCAACCTGGCGTTACGGTTCCTCAAGGCGATCGAAAAGGCCTCGGAAAGTGGGACGCTCGCCCTAATCTACCCCGACGCGGCTATTTGCGAGAAGGGGCGTGCAGTCCTGGAGAAATACCGGGATCAAAAGCTCTCCTACACGGATGCCGTAAGCTTCGCGGTGATAGAGACGTTGCAGATAGGCGACGTCTTCGGCTTTGATAGCCATTTCTACGTGGCAAAGTGCAGCCTGCACCCGGGTATCCCGCGGTGAAGTTGAGAAGGGCATTACACCTTTTCGTAGGCGAGAAGATGGGGCTCGCCCCTCCTAATCAGTCGCATAATAACCATTATGCGACATTATTGCCCCAAAAACTGCGCATAAGTGTCCCAAAAAGCCCTGCTAAGGGCCGAAAAAATGTCGCATAAGATTCAGATTCCCAGCGCACTTGCCTCCCCGGCTAGGGCAGAACTGTAAACCCGGCTGTCTTGAAGTGAGAGTCAAAGGCAAAAGCTTCCCTGGTACCCGTCTGCTCCATGACCTTAAAGGATACAGCATCGGTCAGCGAGAAAGATTGATCCTTGAACTTCCGCAGGAGATTCACGGCTTCCCAGGTGATGTCCGGACCGGCATAAAGCATCTGCACTCTGGGCGAAGCAGCTATCTTCTCCCACCAGCCTAGGGCCGCATCCAGGCCGCAGTCCAGGCGCAGCAGGATGTAGGTCTCGGCGGCTACAAGGTTGGTGGTCAGGAGTTGGTCATATTCTTTCCAAGCCTTCCGGTAAAAACCGGCGGCGGCCTGGTGGTACTGGTCGCGAGCATTAACGGTTGCTACCCAGGCCGAAGTGTCTACGAAGAGCTTCTTCACTTCTCCCAGGTCTCCTTTTCCCCTCGGGCCAGGTAGTGGTCGTGCCTTTCGGCCAGATCAGGGGTCTTTCCTGCTCCCATACCGATAATATCTAGAGCCGGGTCCTGCCCTTCCAGGTCTTCCATGAGGCCCCGGTAGAGGTATTTCCTCACCAGGTCGGACTGGGACACCTTCTGTTTTTTTGCTGCCAGCTTCAGCAGTTCGTGAATGCTTGTGTCGAGATATACTTGCAGAGGGACCTTGCTCATGAAAGTGATCACCCCTAAGAAGTTTTCATGAAACTATTATACATGAATAGGCCCAGCCGGGTAACAGTTCCTGTTTGGAAAGACCGGGGGAGCGCCAGAGCTTTAATCTTCCGAAAGAAACCATAGCTCAGGGGCGGAGATGATCGAGGACGCCAAAAGGGCATGGCTCGCGACGGCTCTGGAAGAGGGCATCCCCGTCCCCGAGCCGGTGCCGGAAGACTGCCCGGGAAAGCTGGTGGTCAGGATGCCGGGGTGGCTCCACAATGGGCTCTGGAGATGCCGCCGGAGAAGAAGACCTGAACCGGTACGTAGTCTGTACCCTGACCAGGGGTTCCGGGGAGCCACCTGGGGAGGGCGGACAGAGTCGCGTGTCAACTCATTTAAGAATCTTACCCAGGGGAAGTAGCTCACTCATGTAAGGATCTAACCCAACGCTTACGAGATGACCGCTGGTTGTGGCGGGGGCATCACCTCCGATGGTCCTTGGGCAAGCAGGCTTTCCAGGTGGCGGTGAAGGGCAAGGGGGTTAAGGTCCTTTAGCTGGTGCCGTAGGTCAGTTGAGGTGGGAAGGTTCACCGCGCCTGTGTCCAGCAAGCGTTGAACTGGAGTACGGGCTGTATCATATGACTTGTGGGTATGCGCACCACGTCGCTCTTTGGCGATCACCTTGCGCATGGGCAGGCAGAGGTTTACGTAGGGATCTAGAGAGGCGTAAACCTCATTCAGCCAGGCTACAGCCTGGGGGGTATCGTAGCGCTCATAGCCTACGATTTCCCGGACGTACTGGCGGTTTTTCTGCTCCACGTGGGCGTTATCGTTTTTCTGGTAGGGGCGACTGCGGGTGAAAGACCAGCCGTGTTTCTGACAGAAGCGGGATAGCTGGTCGTTGATAAACTCGCTGCCGTTATCGGAATGGAGGCAAAAAACGCCTGAGGGCCACTCGGCGAAGATAGCCTCCAACTCCCGGAATATACCAGCCTGACCCCGCCCCAGGACCGCCCGGCGGCGGCTGTAGCCAGAAACCACATCTACCACCGTAAGGGTGTAGGCGAAGTGGCCTAAAGAAGATCCGCCATTATGTTCCACCAAATCCACCTCCAAGGCTCCCGGCCGGTCCTCGTTCCATTGGTAGCGGTCGATAGGGATTTGGGAGGTGAGGTGGCTTTTCACCTTGGGACGAGGCAAGGTACGGCTAACCTTGGGCGAACGCCACCGGGCCAGGCGGCGGGCCAGGGTAGGCCGGCTGATTTTGGCCAGCTGGCAACGGATCTCAGGTGTCAGGACCAGTTCGCCATGTAAGGCCAGCAGTTCAGCGGTAGACAGGAGTACCGGGTGGAGGCGTTCCGCACAGGGGTAATCCAGGGCTTCCCAGACCGTCTGGATGGTGGGGAGTGCCTCAAGATACTGAAGGGGCCGGCTCCGTTTGCTACAAGGCCGTTTGGTTGCCGGTACAGGGCCATTCAAGACCTGAATGGCATACTTGCGGTGATAGTCCAATACTCGCACCACCTCATCGATGATCGCTGACTTCTCCTTGCGAGAAGAGGCTTGCTGGTAGCATTGACGTATGGTATTCAGATACTCACGGCGGCTCTTAAGTGACATCCTCATAACGCTCCCCTCCGGTAAGATTTCGCCGTGAGTGAGCCGATTCCCCTTCGGTTAGATTTTAGCTGAGTGATCGCGGGGACTTGCGCAAATCCTTAAACCATGTTATAAAGTTCTTGACAAGTTGTTTAAAACTCATGGGAATCCTCCTTTCGGGTTTGGCATCTAAGATTATCTCTTCGAAAGGAGGATTTCCTTTTCCTTGCCTCAGCTTCACTCCCAGAATCATCAGAATCATCAAACTGTTGGCATGATAAAACCGCAACCCTGGCGAATTAATCTATTAGGGTGGGATACAAAAAGAGGTGGGTGCAGGCAAGGGCGGCCGTGTATCCCCATGGGCTTAGAGCCCGACAAACTGTTTGGCCGTCCCCTTCGACCCGCCCAAGTGGGCTAAAAAGCCCGGATAGGT harbors:
- a CDS encoding DDE transposase; amino-acid sequence: LYKQRTAVERVNSRLDGAYGLEKHFIRGLKKMKLRCTLALMLMLAMAVGRIREKQAINIRSLVKAA
- a CDS encoding type II toxin-antitoxin system VapC family toxin, with the protein product MAAPGPSKIFVDTGAFIALLDKRDGFHEAAKAFYLSVSKRANLVTTLLVVAETYTWLRYHGDFNLALRFLKAIEKASESGTLALIYPDAAICEKGRAVLEKYRDQKLSYTDAVSFAVIETLQIGDVFGFDSHFYVAKCSLHPGIPR
- a CDS encoding type II toxin-antitoxin system VapC family toxin; the protein is MKKLFVDTSAWVATVNARDQYHQAAAGFYRKAWKEYDQLLTTNLVAAETYILLRLDCGLDAALGWWEKIAASPRVQMLYAGPDITWEAVNLLRKFKDQSFSLTDAVSFKVMEQTGTREAFAFDSHFKTAGFTVLP
- a CDS encoding CopG family transcriptional regulator → MSKVPLQVYLDTSIHELLKLAAKKQKVSQSDLVRKYLYRGLMEDLEGQDPALDIIGMGAGKTPDLAERHDHYLARGEKETWEK
- a CDS encoding transposase family protein; its protein translation is MSLKSRREYLNTIRQCYQQASSRKEKSAIIDEVVRVLDYHRKYAIQVLNGPVPATKRPCSKRSRPLQYLEALPTIQTVWEALDYPCAERLHPVLLSTAELLALHGELVLTPEIRCQLAKISRPTLARRLARWRSPKVSRTLPRPKVKSHLTSQIPIDRYQWNEDRPGALEVDLVEHNGGSSLGHFAYTLTVVDVVSGYSRRRAVLGRGQAGIFRELEAIFAEWPSGVFCLHSDNGSEFINDQLSRFCQKHGWSFTRSRPYQKNDNAHVEQKNRQYVREIVGYERYDTPQAVAWLNEVYASLDPYVNLCLPMRKVIAKERRGAHTHKSYDTARTPVQRLLDTGAVNLPTSTDLRHQLKDLNPLALHRHLESLLAQGPSEVMPPPQPAVIS